In a genomic window of Corynebacterium lizhenjunii:
- a CDS encoding DUF6912 family protein gives MAAKERVYIPATFGMLVELQETGALSARSGWGFALTPALKEFYTQGDEEEMAYSAFQEAAASSLRLLAIGDEDTFPHRRVVVSVDLPAQQVTPRPELGEAVVALEPAQFGVEALACIHVDIEESEAATAKAIESIDAADLGDEDAELQVGDALDNFMAYYAPHELPFLVELL, from the coding sequence ATGGCCGCCAAGGAGCGCGTCTACATTCCGGCTACCTTTGGCATGTTGGTGGAGTTGCAGGAGACCGGGGCGCTTTCCGCGCGCAGTGGTTGGGGCTTTGCGCTGACTCCGGCGCTCAAGGAGTTCTATACGCAAGGCGATGAGGAGGAGATGGCCTACTCCGCGTTCCAGGAGGCGGCCGCCAGCTCCTTGCGCCTGCTGGCTATTGGTGATGAAGACACCTTCCCGCACCGGCGCGTAGTTGTCTCGGTGGATTTGCCTGCGCAACAGGTGACTCCGCGCCCGGAGCTGGGGGAGGCCGTGGTGGCCCTCGAGCCCGCGCAGTTTGGGGTGGAAGCGCTGGCGTGCATTCACGTCGATATTGAGGAGTCAGAGGCTGCGACGGCCAAGGCTATCGAGTCTATCGATGCCGCCGATTTAGGCGATGAGGATGCCGAGCTGCAGGTAGGTGACGCCCTGGATAACTTCATGGCCTACTACGCCCCGCATGAGTTGCCGTTTCTGGTGGAATTGCTCTAG
- the rsgA gene encoding ribosome small subunit-dependent GTPase A produces MASYRARSAQQWDESDVRVRPGKRSRPRTKDRPQHRDAKFGMVITKDRGRWGVALDDGPVVVAMRARELGRTAIEVGDRVGVVGDTSGRPDTLTRIVKLAERTSVLRRTADDTDPYERIVVANADQLLIVSAVADPPPRAGFVERALIAAFVGNLHPIVCLTKTDLGNPSTFAAEFADLDVTVVEAGVDDSLDAVRAVINGQITALIGHSGVGKSTLVNRLVPDAHRETGAVSAIGKGRHTSTQSVALQLPDAAGWLIDTPGIRSFGLAHVDPDTVIGVFEDLASATQECPRGCTHAGPPADPECGLDNVEPGTATARRAHAVRGLLAALRTNVDWEN; encoded by the coding sequence ATGGCTAGCTACCGCGCGCGCTCGGCCCAACAATGGGATGAGTCCGATGTCCGGGTGCGGCCCGGAAAGCGCTCCCGCCCGCGCACCAAGGACCGGCCACAACACCGGGATGCGAAATTCGGCATGGTGATCACTAAAGACCGTGGCCGCTGGGGCGTAGCCCTCGACGATGGCCCCGTAGTCGTTGCCATGCGCGCCCGTGAGCTCGGCCGCACCGCCATCGAGGTGGGCGACCGCGTAGGCGTGGTGGGCGATACCTCCGGCAGGCCGGACACCCTCACGCGGATAGTCAAACTGGCCGAACGCACCTCTGTTCTGCGCCGCACCGCCGATGACACGGACCCCTACGAGCGCATAGTAGTGGCCAACGCGGACCAGCTGCTGATTGTTTCTGCCGTAGCCGATCCTCCGCCGCGCGCCGGATTTGTCGAGCGCGCGCTCATCGCCGCCTTCGTGGGCAACCTCCACCCCATCGTGTGCCTGACCAAGACTGATTTGGGGAACCCGAGCACGTTCGCTGCGGAGTTCGCGGACCTGGATGTCACCGTGGTGGAGGCCGGGGTGGACGATAGTCTGGACGCGGTCCGTGCAGTGATAAACGGCCAGATTACCGCGCTCATCGGCCACTCCGGGGTGGGAAAGTCCACGCTGGTCAACCGCCTGGTGCCGGATGCGCACCGGGAGACCGGGGCGGTGTCTGCCATTGGTAAAGGCCGGCACACCTCCACCCAGTCAGTGGCGCTGCAGCTTCCCGATGCCGCCGGGTGGCTCATCGACACCCCCGGCATCCGCTCCTTCGGCTTGGCCCACGTGGATCCCGATACCGTCATTGGGGTCTTCGAGGACTTAGCCTCCGCCACGCAGGAATGCCCACGGGGCTGCACCCACGCCGGTCCGCCCGCGGACCCCGAATGCGGGCTGGACAACGTGGAGCCGGGCACCGCCACGGCACGCCGCGCGCACGCGGTGCGTGGCCTGCTCGCGGCCCTGCGCACCAACGTGGATTGGGAGAATTAG
- the aroA gene encoding 3-phosphoshikimate 1-carboxyvinyltransferase: protein MSHFWPAPVAHAPLFHQLLVPGSKSITNRALILAALADGPSVLRAPLVSRDTDLMAQALRTMGVGVEARDGDLHVTPGPLHGGRIDCGLAGTVMRFLPPLAALASGEVFVDGDPQARSRPMGTILQALRDLGVEVEGDSLPFTLRSADVPAGGQVTIDASASSQFVSGLLLSGARYREGITVRHEGGTLPSLPHIEMTCDMLRQAGVRVHQEHHTWTVAPGPIAGRTWAIEPDLSNATPFLAAAAVAGGSVTIKDWPAQTTQPGDAIRQILIDMGVTVTQEPGFVKAAHPRGGSLHGIDKDMSAIGELTPTVAALCALADTPSRLHGIAHLRGHETDRLAALATEINNLGGNVVELDDGLEIHPARLHGGQWRSYADHRMATAGAIIGLRVPGVVVEDITTTAKTLPGFERMWARMLGGAADAAGGTGTAEAADAATNAGQPEDGRNG from the coding sequence ATGTCGCATTTCTGGCCAGCACCTGTAGCCCACGCCCCGCTGTTCCACCAATTGTTGGTACCGGGGTCGAAGTCGATTACCAACCGCGCGCTGATTTTGGCCGCGTTGGCAGATGGCCCCTCGGTGCTGCGGGCTCCGCTGGTTTCGCGCGATACGGACTTGATGGCGCAGGCGCTGCGCACCATGGGTGTGGGGGTGGAGGCCCGTGACGGGGACCTCCACGTCACCCCCGGGCCGCTGCACGGCGGGCGCATTGATTGCGGGCTAGCGGGAACCGTCATGCGCTTCCTGCCGCCGTTGGCTGCACTGGCTTCTGGCGAGGTGTTTGTCGACGGGGACCCGCAAGCACGGTCGCGGCCCATGGGCACCATTTTGCAGGCACTACGCGACCTCGGCGTGGAGGTCGAAGGCGATAGCCTACCGTTTACCTTGCGCTCCGCAGACGTCCCGGCGGGAGGGCAGGTGACTATCGATGCCTCCGCGTCCTCCCAGTTTGTCTCCGGCCTACTGCTTTCCGGCGCGCGCTACCGCGAGGGCATTACGGTGCGCCACGAAGGCGGGACGCTGCCGTCGCTGCCGCACATTGAAATGACGTGTGACATGCTGCGCCAAGCCGGGGTGCGTGTCCACCAAGAACACCACACGTGGACCGTAGCACCAGGCCCGATTGCGGGGCGCACCTGGGCAATCGAGCCGGATCTGTCCAATGCCACCCCGTTCCTGGCCGCCGCAGCGGTAGCCGGGGGTTCGGTGACCATCAAAGACTGGCCGGCGCAGACCACGCAGCCGGGCGATGCCATCCGGCAGATCCTCATTGACATGGGGGTTACCGTCACCCAAGAGCCGGGCTTTGTTAAGGCTGCGCACCCGCGCGGTGGGAGTTTGCATGGCATCGACAAGGATATGAGCGCGATTGGGGAGCTCACCCCCACCGTGGCTGCCCTGTGCGCACTGGCCGATACCCCCTCGCGCCTGCACGGCATAGCCCACCTGCGCGGACATGAGACCGACCGGCTAGCTGCACTGGCCACCGAGATTAATAATCTGGGCGGCAACGTGGTGGAGCTCGACGACGGCCTCGAGATTCATCCCGCCCGCCTCCACGGCGGACAGTGGCGCTCCTATGCAGACCACCGCATGGCCACCGCCGGGGCCATTATTGGGCTGCGGGTGCCAGGCGTGGTAGTAGAGGACATCACCACCACGGCTAAGACCCTGCCGGGTTTTGAGCGCATGTGGGCACGCATGCTGGGAGGTGCCGCCGATGCCGCTGGTGGCACCGGTACCGCCGAGGCTGCCGATGCCGCCACCAACGCTGGCCAACCGGAGGACGGCCGCAATGGCTAG
- a CDS encoding SOS response-associated peptidase: MGTIIEIARHNEGMCGRFVLFSTQPEPGSAADAADAADAAYVPGTPDAAVPGASHVAAVLGTIPLLEAVGQWEGVHTVVAPAGLPPARYNIAPTTTIAIVRLNAGQATVEPARWGLIPHWKKDLDGPPLFNARAETVATKPSFRQAYARNRCIIPLDGYYEWHDDGSGKKPHYVTDSTGGLLWAAGLWSTGQDILSATMVTTAATPAMEWLHGRLPKFLRPEELRPWLAGEDLLDPSGVDTLQARLADTAVGNVRNDFPELIAPQP; this comes from the coding sequence ATGGGTACCATCATAGAGATAGCGCGGCATAATGAAGGGATGTGCGGAAGATTCGTTCTTTTTAGTACCCAGCCTGAGCCTGGCAGTGCCGCCGATGCCGCCGATGCCGCCGATGCCGCTTATGTCCCCGGTACTCCCGATGCTGCCGTCCCCGGCGCTTCCCATGTTGCCGCCGTCCTCGGCACCATCCCCCTGCTCGAAGCAGTGGGGCAGTGGGAGGGCGTGCACACAGTGGTGGCCCCGGCAGGTCTGCCTCCGGCACGGTATAACATCGCGCCGACTACCACCATTGCCATTGTGCGGCTCAATGCTGGGCAGGCCACCGTGGAGCCGGCGCGGTGGGGGTTGATCCCGCACTGGAAGAAAGATCTGGACGGCCCACCGCTGTTTAACGCGCGAGCAGAAACCGTAGCCACCAAGCCCTCCTTCCGGCAGGCCTATGCGCGCAACCGGTGCATTATCCCCCTGGACGGCTACTACGAATGGCACGATGACGGCAGCGGCAAGAAGCCGCACTACGTCACCGATAGCACCGGTGGGCTCCTGTGGGCCGCCGGACTGTGGTCTACGGGCCAGGACATACTCTCTGCCACCATGGTCACCACCGCTGCCACGCCGGCCATGGAGTGGCTGCACGGACGCCTGCCCAAGTTTTTGCGTCCGGAGGAGCTGCGCCCCTGGCTTGCGGGGGAGGACCTCCTTGATCCCAGCGGGGTAGATACCCTCCAGGCGCGGCTGGCCGATACAGCCGTGGGGAATGTGCGCAATGATTTCCCGGAGCTCATTGCACCCCAGCCTTAA
- a CDS encoding aminoacyl-tRNA deacylase, with protein MAKKSPRAATPALKILEQAGIAHTVHTFASGQDNFGQHAVAALGVEPERVFKTLVIDLTAGKGPRRALAVCVVPMTHQLSLKKAAAAHGVAKVCMAESADAAKSSGYVPGGISPLGHKQPLPTVWDESALLCDSVFFSGGKRGLDIEMDPQLLPQVLEVTFADVVAD; from the coding sequence ATGGCGAAGAAATCCCCGCGCGCTGCTACCCCAGCGCTCAAAATCCTGGAGCAGGCCGGCATTGCCCACACCGTCCACACCTTTGCCTCCGGGCAGGATAATTTTGGTCAGCACGCAGTCGCCGCCCTGGGCGTGGAGCCCGAGCGCGTGTTTAAGACCCTGGTCATCGACTTGACCGCCGGTAAAGGCCCGCGCCGCGCCCTGGCGGTGTGCGTGGTGCCCATGACGCACCAGCTCAGTCTGAAGAAGGCCGCCGCCGCGCACGGCGTGGCTAAGGTGTGCATGGCAGAGTCTGCCGATGCCGCCAAATCCTCCGGCTATGTCCCCGGCGGCATCTCCCCGCTCGGCCACAAGCAGCCCCTGCCCACCGTGTGGGATGAGTCCGCTTTGCTGTGCGACAGCGTGTTTTTCTCCGGCGGCAAGCGCGGGCTGGATATTGAGATGGACCCGCAGTTGCTCCCGCAGGTCCTCGAGGTGACCTTCGCGGACGTGGTGGCGGACTAG
- a CDS encoding sigma-70 family RNA polymerase sigma factor gives MPSAQSTPDFAAQAMPLLDQLYGGALRMTRNPQDAEDLVQETYLKAFNSFDSFTQGTNLKAWMYRIMTNTYINSYRKAKRRPFESSADELTDSQLYTTAGHDSTGLASAEVEALRGMPDGAISEAMNDLPEDYRMVVYYSDVVGLAYKEIAEIMGTPLGTVMSRLHRGRKLLRKALKDVAKEQGIGLDHPDMNPDVEEK, from the coding sequence TTGCCATCTGCGCAGTCCACCCCGGACTTTGCGGCCCAAGCCATGCCCCTGCTGGACCAGCTCTACGGCGGGGCGCTGCGCATGACGCGCAACCCCCAGGACGCGGAGGACCTGGTGCAGGAGACCTACCTGAAGGCATTTAATTCCTTTGATTCCTTCACCCAGGGCACCAACCTCAAGGCGTGGATGTACCGGATTATGACCAACACGTACATCAACTCTTATCGCAAGGCAAAGCGGCGCCCCTTCGAGTCTTCCGCGGATGAGCTGACGGATTCCCAGCTCTACACCACGGCGGGCCATGATTCCACGGGTTTGGCATCTGCGGAGGTAGAAGCCCTGCGCGGCATGCCGGACGGGGCGATTTCGGAGGCCATGAATGATCTTCCAGAGGACTACCGCATGGTGGTCTACTACTCCGACGTGGTGGGTTTGGCCTACAAGGAGATTGCAGAGATCATGGGCACGCCCCTGGGCACCGTGATGAGCCGGTTGCACCGGGGAAGAAAACTCCTCCGCAAGGCGTTGAAGGACGTGGCTAAAGAACAAGGCATAGGGTTGGACCACCCTGACATGAACCCGGATGTGGAGGAGAAGTAG
- the rsrA gene encoding mycothiol system anti-sigma-R factor, translating into METAHGKNCGACTSPEVQALFCELLDQRTSYARALEIREHIAQCDECQRRLESEEVVRAMVRTCCGKSQAPQELRQRISVQITRTEIQWRQ; encoded by the coding sequence ATGGAAACTGCCCACGGAAAAAACTGCGGTGCGTGTACCTCCCCAGAAGTCCAGGCATTGTTTTGTGAGCTCCTGGACCAGCGCACCAGCTACGCCCGCGCCCTGGAAATTCGCGAGCACATTGCGCAGTGCGATGAGTGCCAGCGGCGGTTGGAATCAGAAGAGGTTGTCCGCGCTATGGTGCGCACGTGTTGCGGCAAGTCGCAGGCCCCGCAGGAGTTGCGCCAGCGTATCAGCGTGCAGATTACCCGCACCGAAATTCAGTGGCGCCAGTAG
- a CDS encoding 50S ribosomal protein bL37, which yields MSKRGRKRKDRRKKGANHGKRPNA from the coding sequence ATGTCGAAGCGTGGTCGTAAGCGCAAGGACCGCCGTAAGAAGGGTGCAAACCACGGCAAGCGTCCTAACGCTTAA
- a CDS encoding WhiB family transcriptional regulator: protein MDWRHKAVCRDEDPELFFPVGNSGPALTQIAKAKLVCNRCPVATACLNWALESGQDAGVWGGLSEEERRALKRRRNRGRGRARVTV from the coding sequence ATGGATTGGCGTCATAAGGCAGTATGCCGCGATGAAGACCCCGAGCTATTCTTCCCGGTTGGCAATTCCGGCCCTGCGCTCACGCAGATTGCTAAGGCCAAGCTGGTCTGCAACCGTTGCCCGGTGGCAACCGCTTGCCTGAACTGGGCTCTTGAATCCGGCCAGGACGCCGGCGTGTGGGGCGGTTTGTCTGAGGAAGAGCGCCGCGCACTCAAGCGTCGCCGCAACCGCGGCCGTGGCCGCGCTCGCGTTACCGTATAA
- a CDS encoding DEAD/DEAH box helicase, with product MTQNNQQPTFAALGVAAEIVDALRERDIVHTFSIQELTLPIALAGHDLIGQARTGMGKTYGFGVPLLDRIFDDADVAELDGTPRALVIVPTRELAVQVSKDLDLAARYLPVRVATLCGGHDMARQISQLHQGVDVVVGTPGRLIDLHRQRELNLENVAVLVLDEADEMLDLGFLPDIEKLLKAIEASPHQTMLFSATMPGPIVALARNFMDKPVHVRAEEVDAAPTHEAIKKVTFQAHRLDKEAILSRALQAPNRGKTIIFARTKRSAAMLAQDLAQRGFRVGAVHGDLDQADREKSLDAFRSGVVDLLVATDVAARGIDIDDVTHVFNYQVPDDPQTFIHRIGRTGRAGHSGTAVTLVGYDELPKWQIINDEHGLDLPVPPQWFSTSPELAAALDFPADAPETVGPPTAAIGAKPARGSGSRSRGGQAQHSVPRRPAPRRAGTRSGSNSRGRRR from the coding sequence GTGACGCAAAATAACCAGCAGCCCACGTTCGCCGCTTTGGGTGTCGCCGCCGAGATTGTCGACGCCCTACGCGAGCGCGACATTGTCCACACCTTTTCCATCCAGGAGCTCACCCTCCCCATTGCTCTGGCGGGTCACGACCTGATTGGCCAAGCCCGCACCGGTATGGGAAAGACTTATGGATTCGGCGTGCCGCTGCTGGACCGCATTTTTGATGATGCCGACGTAGCCGAACTCGACGGCACCCCGCGCGCCCTGGTGATAGTTCCCACCCGCGAGCTGGCCGTGCAGGTGAGCAAGGATTTGGACCTAGCCGCGCGCTACCTGCCGGTGCGGGTGGCTACTTTGTGCGGTGGGCACGATATGGCGCGACAAATCTCCCAGCTCCACCAGGGCGTGGACGTGGTGGTGGGCACGCCGGGGCGTCTGATAGATCTCCACCGCCAGCGCGAATTGAACTTAGAAAATGTCGCGGTACTAGTCCTGGACGAAGCCGATGAGATGTTGGATTTGGGCTTTTTGCCGGACATTGAAAAACTCCTCAAGGCCATCGAGGCCTCCCCGCACCAAACCATGCTGTTTTCAGCCACCATGCCGGGGCCCATTGTGGCGCTGGCCCGGAATTTTATGGACAAACCGGTGCATGTGCGCGCAGAAGAGGTGGATGCAGCCCCCACGCACGAGGCCATCAAGAAGGTCACCTTCCAGGCCCACCGTCTGGATAAGGAGGCCATCCTTTCCCGCGCCTTGCAGGCCCCGAACCGGGGTAAGACCATTATCTTTGCCCGCACCAAGCGCTCTGCGGCCATGTTGGCCCAAGACTTGGCGCAGCGGGGTTTCCGGGTGGGGGCCGTCCACGGGGATTTGGATCAAGCCGACCGGGAGAAGTCTCTGGATGCCTTCCGCAGCGGTGTCGTTGACCTACTGGTGGCAACGGACGTTGCCGCGCGCGGGATTGACATTGACGATGTCACGCACGTGTTCAACTACCAGGTTCCCGATGATCCCCAGACGTTTATCCACCGCATTGGGCGCACCGGGCGCGCCGGACATAGTGGAACGGCGGTGACGCTGGTGGGCTATGATGAGCTGCCCAAATGGCAGATTATCAATGATGAGCACGGTCTGGACCTGCCCGTGCCGCCCCAGTGGTTTAGCACCAGCCCTGAGCTTGCCGCTGCCCTCGACTTCCCTGCCGATGCCCCCGAGACCGTCGGCCCGCCCACCGCTGCCATCGGGGCTAAACCTGCCCGCGGCTCTGGGTCCCGCTCGCGCGGCGGACAAGCTCAGCACAGTGTGCCGCGACGTCCAGCGCCGCGGCGTGCAGGCACCCGTTCCGGCTCCAATTCCCGGGGCCGGCGCCGGTGA
- a CDS encoding DUF3107 domain-containing protein, whose translation MDIRIGFADTARELTLRATGTQEELTRTINAAVDQGTTLELEDDKGQKYLIRTDRVVYVAVGPAKARTVGFAGA comes from the coding sequence ATGGATATTCGCATCGGTTTCGCTGACACTGCCCGGGAGCTCACCTTGCGTGCTACGGGAACTCAGGAGGAACTGACCCGCACCATTAACGCCGCTGTAGACCAAGGCACCACCTTGGAATTGGAAGATGACAAGGGGCAGAAGTATCTGATTCGCACCGACCGGGTGGTGTATGTGGCCGTGGGCCCAGCTAAGGCCCGTACCGTTGGTTTCGCTGGCGCCTAG
- a CDS encoding DUF3152 domain-containing protein — protein sequence MSTDPSTTPGTGGLSQAIVRFAHRYGWWRVIAIPVMVVITVWVCVDIARGGDAGASQAGQSQGQHSEQELADSPSSHPGAHGADGAHPDLPVGPDPASMEAVALAKDALPPGGPIAERGEGTYREVGVAGASAGKAGADVPAGVTQRTVRYAIEVENGVDTRAYGGDDAFATMVDATLMDPRGWTNDPAFRFEHVAVGDKPDTIIRLTSLGTTVELCGAQLETETSCHTTITGPSTVVVNEARWVRGAQPFEGDLGRYRQYLINHEFGHAIGYAAHQPCGAQGALAPVMMQQTLSMNNAELYAKDPEEVYPDNDLTCKPNPWPYPRPDSTDPHNPR from the coding sequence ATGAGCACCGATCCCTCCACCACCCCGGGAACTGGGGGCCTGAGCCAGGCAATAGTCCGTTTTGCTCACCGTTATGGGTGGTGGCGGGTAATTGCCATCCCCGTCATGGTGGTTATTACTGTCTGGGTCTGCGTGGATATTGCTCGCGGAGGGGATGCAGGTGCGTCCCAGGCTGGCCAGTCCCAGGGGCAGCACTCGGAGCAGGAGCTTGCTGATTCCCCCTCGTCCCACCCCGGTGCCCACGGTGCTGATGGTGCCCATCCCGACTTACCGGTGGGCCCAGATCCGGCCAGCATGGAGGCTGTGGCGCTGGCTAAGGATGCCCTGCCGCCCGGTGGCCCCATTGCGGAGCGCGGCGAAGGAACGTACCGGGAAGTTGGGGTAGCGGGGGCATCGGCAGGCAAAGCTGGCGCTGATGTTCCGGCAGGCGTAACCCAACGAACAGTGCGCTACGCCATCGAGGTAGAAAACGGGGTAGATACCCGGGCTTATGGTGGGGATGACGCCTTTGCCACCATGGTGGATGCCACCCTGATGGACCCGCGCGGGTGGACTAATGATCCGGCCTTTCGCTTTGAGCACGTGGCGGTGGGCGATAAACCAGATACGATTATCCGTCTGACCTCCCTGGGAACCACGGTCGAGCTGTGCGGCGCGCAGTTAGAGACGGAGACTTCTTGCCATACGACTATCACGGGGCCATCGACGGTGGTGGTCAATGAGGCCCGCTGGGTGCGGGGCGCGCAGCCCTTTGAGGGTGATTTGGGGCGTTACCGGCAGTACCTGATTAATCACGAGTTTGGGCACGCCATTGGGTACGCCGCACACCAACCGTGCGGGGCGCAGGGGGCGCTGGCGCCGGTGATGATGCAGCAGACGCTGAGCATGAACAATGCAGAGCTCTATGCCAAGGATCCGGAGGAAGTTTATCCGGATAATGACCTGACCTGTAAGCCGAACCCGTGGCCGTATCCACGTCCAGACAGTACTGACCCCCATAATCCGCGCTAG